TCCGCTGAGCCTTAAGGGTGATCACTGGGCTGTACACCCGGGAAAAGGCGTTCCCCAAAAGCTGGATGTCAATCAGGTGAGTGTGGTCCAATACATACTCCCTGATGGAACGATGGCCGCTTACATACAACATCGCTTCCGGCAACACAAAGTTTAAAATCCCACCTGGCTGTAACCGAGACACCGCCCGCTCAACAAATAAACTGAATGAATCCACCAAAAAGCGTGCCGACACAAACCGGGCTTTAAGCTCCTTCTTTTCTATGCTGTCAAAAGTGGAGCCCCAAGGCGGGTTGCCCACTATGAGATGAAAAAGGTCGGGGCGGTTCCTGTACAAGCCATACTCATCCCTCAAAAAGTTACCAACTCTAATCTCGAGGGATGGCTCTTCGTCCGGTAAGCTATCAGCAGTCAAGGCTAAATTAATTTTAGCCAACTGAACAGCCACAGGATCAATGTCCATGCCAAACAAACAAGCCTGTAACAGATGCTTTTCTGCATTCGCAGGAGAGAACCCTAATGAACACAAGCGAGGTTTTAAGTGCTGAAACAGCTTTAACAAAAAATTCCCCGACCCACAGCAAGGGTCCATGATTTTTAGATGCTCTGTGATGTTCAGCTGCTCCAAACTATTTTCGACCATCTCCTCGACTAACGATGAAGGGGTATAGTATTGTCCATAGTGTTTGCGTTGCCCCAAATGACTCAAGGACAGATAGACCAGGCCCAGGAAATCTTCCCCTTCTACATAGGGGATAGCCAAGTGTTGCAGACGATGCAAGAGATCTTTTTCATCGCTAGACAAATCATCCTTATCCCTGTGGATCAGACCGGCCAATAGCTTTGTCAACCGGCCAGGCTGAATCAGCCCGTCCAACCATGCTTGTGACAATGAAGCTCCTGTCTCTGTAGGAATCATCTCCAGTTCTTTTTCATGCCAACCACATGATATATGCTTGTTCCTCCATAATTGCAGGGCACATTCACATAAAATCAAGCGGATGTACCTGTTGGCTTGTTGAGGGGTTGCTGTTCTCAAAAAAGGGCCTGCCACATGCAAAATGTCTTCTGTAAGCTGTACATAAGGCTTAAAGCTGACATATTCTACCGGGATAAACCTTCCCTGCACCCCCCTCTTGTTTCGTCTCTTCTGCAAGCGATCCAGTTCTCCACGTTGAATCAACCTGGCGATGCGACCTATCTCATCCTTATCCACCATGTGCTGTCCATTTTGTGATACCACATTCCGGATCAAGCCTGCTTTAAACCAGTTTTTGACTGTTGCAGAGGAGACAGCTAACTGATCGGCCGCCTGTTGAAGTGTGAGATACTTATCCATTGCCTAACCTCTCCTAGTGAACCAAAAACGCATTGATCGCCGCTTGTTTCTCCTGATACACTTGGTCAGCCAACTGGATCAAGTCATCGATCTTGCCGACGTCATCAATGGGCATTTCTTTCCCTAATTCCCGGTTCAGGCGTAACATACGCTTGCCTAACAGCATTTGACATTGATAGGTAATCGACTCTGACGTGACATGCAAGGCCAGGTCAATCAACTTGGGGGTGATGATAAATGGCCTCCACTTAAGCTGGATCCATTGGCTTAGGCCCCAGCCAGGTTCTCCGCCAGGGTCAAACGTAATCTTCTGCTTTCCAGTACCCAGGGATAGAATCTTCACTTCTTCTATTTTTTTGCCAAAACCGTTCATTGCTTCAGTCAAGGCGACAAAGGAAGGATTGTTGGCCCACAATCCCCCGTCCGCCATGAGCAGATCATGATTTACTTTATAGGGCGGAAAATAAAATGGAGCGGCACAGGAGGATAAAACCGCTTCCCACAGTTTAATTTTACCACTTTCACAGGGATTGGTGTGGGATTTAAACAGATGCACATCTCCCACCCGCAGATTGACGGAGGGAATGACCAGCGACGTGGAAACCTCAGCCAGTTGTCTTTGGCCAAACACTTCCTGCAGCACCTTTTTCAGCATGTGATGGTCATAAAAACTTTTCAATATGCCCAGCGAGCGCTGCTTAAACACTTTCGGTCCCCAAGAGCGGTACAAATCTAAAATAGTATCCATCTTTTGCTCGGCCGCCACTGCTGCGGCTATAATCGCCCCGGTACTGGTCCCGACAATCAAGTCAAAATACTGGTAAATTGCCCGCCCGTATTCCTCTTCCAAACGACTGAGAATCTGGGCCGGGAAAATCCCGCGAATGCCGCCGCCGTCGATGCATAATATGTTCATGGTCAGCCTCCCGTTAGACAATCGCTTTTAACAAGAGTTTGCGTAGTATGGGCAGCAAATGATCATTTAATTCACTGACATGGGGAACGACGATGCTGTGACGTCCATAAATGTTGTGAAAAGTTTGCCGGGCTTTCTCGGGGACCTGTTCACCCGCCAAAAAGATACCGATCACTTCAATCCCTTTTCTCCTCGCTTCCAAAACCGCCTGATAGGTATCAACAATACCCTCTGTCTCATAATGTTTGGCCGCCGGCTCCCCATCGCTAAACACAAGCAAAAAACGCTGGGCTTCGGTCCGCTCTAGCAGATAGGCCGACATCAGGCGGATGGCGTAACCGTCCCGGTTGTCCTGCTCAGGCTCCAGATGCATGATGGCAGGACCACTGGCCGGAGATAAAGAACGGGAGTAATCAATCACAGGCCGAAAGTAATTGGGGTAAGCCCCATTGTCCCGCTCACTGGCCTCTTCCCAAAAACCGGTGACCATATGGGGAATGGAAAGGCCGCGCAAACTTTCATGGAACAACGTAATGCCCCGCTTCGTTTCAGACATTTTGTCGTACATGGAAGCTGAACAATCAACGAGCAGCATAAAAGCAGCATCAATCTGCGGAGACGGATTTTTTTGCTTATAAAACAGGCGGGGAGAATCTTCTGTCAACAGCCGGGTCAGCTTCCTTGTCAGACGGCCAAAAGGCAAGAACTCTCTGGCAGCGGTTTGCTTGTGCTCCAGTGTGA
The DNA window shown above is from Caldalkalibacillus uzonensis and carries:
- a CDS encoding TaqI-like C-terminal specificity domain-containing protein; the protein is MDKYLTLQQAADQLAVSSATVKNWFKAGLIRNVVSQNGQHMVDKDEIGRIARLIQRGELDRLQKRRNKRGVQGRFIPVEYVSFKPYVQLTEDILHVAGPFLRTATPQQANRYIRLILCECALQLWRNKHISCGWHEKELEMIPTETGASLSQAWLDGLIQPGRLTKLLAGLIHRDKDDLSSDEKDLLHRLQHLAIPYVEGEDFLGLVYLSLSHLGQRKHYGQYYTPSSLVEEMVENSLEQLNITEHLKIMDPCCGSGNFLLKLFQHLKPRLCSLGFSPANAEKHLLQACLFGMDIDPVAVQLAKINLALTADSLPDEEPSLEIRVGNFLRDEYGLYRNRPDLFHLIVGNPPWGSTFDSIEKKELKARFVSARFLVDSFSLFVERAVSRLQPGGILNFVLPEAMLYVSGHRSIREYVLDHTHLIDIQLLGNAFSRVYSPVITLKAQRKASEEAGHCLSVRRQGKMHHIPQQRFKDNLDYVFNVCSTEEDHRLLHHLRTHPAVSPLKGKAAFALGIVTGNNKKFLVADQEAETEPIVKGSDIFKYRVERISAYIRFQPERFQQVAPLHYYRAPEKLIYRFINRTLVFAYDNRQRLTLNSANILVPETQEVDIKYLLAVLNSKTIQFFYQLSFSSVKVLRHYLEAIPIPQVSWARQGRIVELVNQLMAADEPRQRKEWYEEIEKEIMDLFDLNRSQQRHIEQTVSKLEYLD
- a CDS encoding CBASS cGAMP-activated phospholipase is translated as MNILCIDGGGIRGIFPAQILSRLEEEYGRAIYQYFDLIVGTSTGAIIAAAVAAEQKMDTILDLYRSWGPKVFKQRSLGILKSFYDHHMLKKVLQEVFGQRQLAEVSTSLVIPSVNLRVGDVHLFKSHTNPCESGKIKLWEAVLSSCAAPFYFPPYKVNHDLLMADGGLWANNPSFVALTEAMNGFGKKIEEVKILSLGTGKQKITFDPGGEPGWGLSQWIQLKWRPFIITPKLIDLALHVTSESITYQCQMLLGKRMLRLNRELGKEMPIDDVGKIDDLIQLADQVYQEKQAAINAFLVH